The sequence below is a genomic window from Primulina huaijiensis isolate GDHJ02 unplaced genomic scaffold, ASM1229523v2 scaffold208100, whole genome shotgun sequence.
AAAAAAAATAAGGAGAGGCCATTTAGAATCAATATGGAAAAATCttactaaaatattattatttatttattttcccaAGAAGCTTCCAGCATGTACAATCCGTGTAAGGGGCCGGGACCGCCTTTTGCTATCAGCATGTATCTTCTGTTCTAGAACCCCAAGTATAAAAAAGCCAGCTTCTAGTGTGTATTACTCCAAAACAAGTAAAGGGTCAAAAGATCCCTAAGAAAAGTAATCTTTTATTTGAGCATAAATACACATCTGTATCCGAATTATGAACTATGAAGTTTCAGAAGAAAACCATAATACATCACCGATGAGCTTACTCAGACCCCCTCTCCATTTCTTGATGCTTATTATCATATTTTGTTTCATAtttcaagattcaagatttCTTGAAGCTAGGCCACTTCCCTCCCTTCCTCAACAGAGTAAGGCTACGTGATGTTCGGTATTAGTTACatttttaaatgagaaaaacttcgaattttatataataCTCGACTAAATTTTTGTGTATGTCGCtgtgatatgtatatatagtatatttgtttttttactcGATATTACATATACTTGATGTTGTTATTAACATTGTGAGTGATTATGAATAGGTGAGTCTAAAATTATTGCAAGTCTTGGAGTGGTTTGCAAGTGTTGTGACGTTGAAGAATGTGCAATTTCATGGGATGGGTCTTGCTCAAACCTAAAGTGCCTGCCATGGAAATTACATTAAcccttttaatatttatttgtataatCTTGAATCGATAAATTTAATCATAGTAATGATTTGTTGTGTAATTCTAATGTATAGCttggtaaaataattaaattgggtttggcttattaattattttttgctgGTCAAATAGGCaccattaaatattaatcatcAACTTTCATACAACTCCGTAATAATACATGACTAGAGGATtggataatatttattttgtagaaAAAATAAGAACacttcaaaatattaaaaaatccttatttaaattgtttttttccccaattgatgttaagagtatttgaaatactatttttataaACGGACTCTAGAAGCACGAGTTTATCTTATCAAATGTAGTTGCTAACTACTTTATTCTAGGTTGAGTTTTAGATGGAAGGAATTTAATTTGATGAAGCATTTGAGGAGAGTATTTGAAATAACTTTCATGTtgtgatgaatttgaaatttatcacaatgattcgaaaaaaaaaatttgtccaaACAAACCAATGAATTTGTTATTATGGATCTGAAATCTCTATCTTCACATTCATTCATctaaatgcaacttaaaatatttttgtttatgtgTTTCAATTTAGTTGTAGCACTTGAGTTTATACAGTTTTTGAGAAACTATTGTGAGTTTTTGAGGTAGCACAATACAATTTCGTATGTGGTTTTTGGGAAAGATGAGCACGGATAAGATGGCCTGGAAACGTGGAAGGGAACAAATCCCTTAGTTACAAGTGGAATGGTTCACAATCATTTAACTTAATCTTCTTGGATATCATGCCTTGCCTGGCCAGGGAAGACTTGCCTTGCCTTGCCTGGTCAGGGAAGACTTCAAAATACTGCAAGTTCCCAGGATGCCAAGAGCTTCCTTGTCTGGCTAGACATCTTTTCCACTCAGACAGTATCATTCAACCCGTCTTGCCAGGCCAAGAATATGAACTCAAGCTTGTATGAGTTCATAGTGGTTTGATAGTTTAAACAAGTTACTCTCTCTTTACTCGGACTGCCTTCCACCCGGTTTCCTCTTGGCTTCTCGATATCAATTCTGGACTGATCTATTTTGTTCCTCTCTTCCTACCTGAGTCCAAAAATGACCCGTCCTTTCGTCCTTTCCAGGGCATCACCGATATACAACATTGCAAAAATAAATggagataataaattaaaagagtttttcATGCATTAAATTTGAAAGCTATCACGTTGCCTAAAACCAGATGGAGGACAAGAGCATAAAGGGGATTACGAAATACTCGGCTCATGAAAATCTTGATACCAATGTACTAAAAAGCATCAAGGTTCATGGTAATATTTCAGCACTTTGCAACACTCTCTGCATATACAAACGAAGAACTTAGCTAGGTTACAGAACTAAACATAAAACAAGTCGATCATGTTCACTCTTCCTCGGATGACATAAAACAAGTAGATCATGTTCACTCTTCCTCGGATGACTCGTGCGCATCTTGAGGACTAACAGCTACTTTTGAAGATTCAGCTGATAGAGATGATAATATCTCTCTACTCCTACTCGGAAATGGATCTGATTTCCTGATGCTGCTACTCGGTTCCTTCCCTTTTGCATCCATACTCAGATAATCTGTCAATATTCTTTTTGCACCGAGCCCACGAAGGGAAAGTTTGCTGCTTTCTATATATGATGATTTTTCTATCTTAACAGGGCTAAGAAGCTGAGAAGGAGAAAAGCTAGGCGTTGCAAAAGCTGTCCTGTATGGAGTGCTAGAGGATGCGAGTGGAATACCGATGCTTTCACAAGTGATTACACCGACCTTGGAGATTGACACAACTTGATCTGAATGCTTAGACATGTCGTCCACGTAAATTAGATCATCGATACGGGCAACAATATTAAATGCCAGGCTTTCCAAAACTCTTGAGTAGCTCTCCAATATGGACTTTCCAACATCCTGTTAGGACAATTACAGATTGCAACACAACAAAAATATGTGAGGTTTTAAGATACGGCTGTACATTCACCTAACATGTAGTTATTAAGTTAGTTGATCCTAATATGAAGTCAAGGGAAGAAAGAAAAAGCTGCATTCTTAAGAGGGATAGGGAGACATTAAGTCCAAACCTTGTTAAATTGGATTTTGCTCATGTCTAAGGTTGTCTGAGGAAGACCAGGAAACCGCTGCTTCAGGCAAAGGAGCAGACTCTCAGCTCTATCTGCAAGAAGTTCTCTTTTATCTGCATCAATCATTAAATCCTTGACCATTTCCCATGAAGACTTAGAATTTGATCTCTGTGAACTGTTCAATGGATTTAAGTTAGTTTTCCGGCGCCACACATAAATGGAGGCCTCCACTCTGTTGGCAATCTCTAAAGCATGATAATCAGAAGAAAAATCGAGGCAGTCGAGCAAATATTCAGGCGAAAATTGGTCCGAATTAATATATCGATAAATAAGGTCTCCCAAACTTGCTTTTCCGTTCTGCGACCATCAAGAAAAAAGGTAAAATCAATTAACAGCCAGGTTTTGTATCATGTAAAATTAATTAGATGTTTGGAGTTTCTTTTAAGAATACCTTCGGGAGAGCATCTATAAATGAACCAGGGATATCCATTTCAGCTAAAGAAGCGCCGTTTATAGCCATTGCAGCTTTAAGTATTTGGTTTGTACAATCCCGCCGGTGCTGCAACATTTTCCTAGAATCATCAGTAAGCCCGCCCGGGGGGACTCGAGGAACTGGAAGCCACCATTTGTTCTCTTGACGGGGAACAGGTTTTCGAAAAGAAGCTGATCCATCAGCTACAGGGGCAACAATCCCTTGGTCCACATACCAAAACTCCGAGTTCTTGAAACTGTCCAATATTTCCTATTCAAAGAGGATGAAAAAGTTAGTGCCAATACAAAACTATACAACTACTACAAGAAGAAGAATTTAGTGCCTTACTAGTAACATGTTGTCTAATTTGCGTAAAGCAGGGAGATTAATGAATAGATCAGACCGGGGTCTTGAAGTCATGATCTGTAAATGGCAAAGAGAACATAAGTTACGACACTGATTTTAACTTCTACAGAGGCTCATAGCAATTTCTAATCGTGAGTATCAAATTCCAGTAACTGTGTCTCTACATGAAGTTTTCTTACACTTTCAGAATCACAGTTTTACTCCGTAAAGACGAATATCATTAACATCCAAACCAGAGGCGCATGCATACAAAAGTAGCATAGTTCTTTCGCAAATTATACAAACCTCGAGTTTGCTTCCATCGGGGAATGTCTGCCAAGACGGTATCAATTCAACTATATGATCACTAACACAGAGAAGCCATTCCATTTCTCTTCGCCACATTGATTTTTTATCAGTTGCTAGAGGTTCTAATCTCCAAACTTGCCCGAATAGTGTAGCTACCGAAAATATTAGACTGATTAGGTAAATGCAAGATACAAAGAATGACTATAAATTCAACAAACTTTTGTCAACTAACAAACGAAGCAGACATAACGCACCACAAAGATTCGTAATAGCATTTGATATAGCCAGAGCAGTGCAAACCCCATTGCCACAACCAGACATGTCTTCACCAAGGAGCAATTTTGATAATCTTTCATTCATCATATCAAGCTCTACATCAACCAAGAAATCCGTAACAAAAATTAACAGAGAGATAATCAGGGAAAATGGGGGCATCGATAAACAATTAGTACCTGAAAGAGAAGACCCTTGTTTCTCCAATTTTCTGCTGTCCAAGTGGTGCTTCTCTACTCCTTC
It includes:
- the LOC140966835 gene encoding rop guanine nucleotide exchange factor 7-like; the encoded protein is MQNKTKIKRFSSLNQSIYSKNSRNLKPSSALPSWVSKSVKFLRYRGVLQGGVSSKRFHFDGMVVNNSLYCASLNIVEAKMEGSVNDSEICRVGEESRGSFLSLKEVESGESSSSTDFLSSEVNVNDENSSSENSFSAVSMGWPMQRDELPHSANPEVFEGVEKHHLDSRKLEKQGSSLSELDMMNERLSKLLLGEDMSGCGNGVCTALAISNAITNLCATLFGQVWRLEPLATDKKSMWRREMEWLLCVSDHIVELIPSWQTFPDGSKLEIMTSRPRSDLFINLPALRKLDNMLLEILDSFKNSEFWYVDQGIVAPVADGSASFRKPVPRQENKWWLPVPRVPPGGLTDDSRKMLQHRRDCTNQILKAAMAINGASLAEMDIPGSFIDALPKNGKASLGDLIYRYINSDQFSPEYLLDCLDFSSDYHALEIANRVEASIYVWRRKTNLNPLNSSQRSNSKSSWEMVKDLMIDADKRELLADRAESLLLCLKQRFPGLPQTTLDMSKIQFNKDVGKSILESYSRVLESLAFNIVARIDDLIYVDDMSKHSDQVVSISKVGVITCESIGIPLASSSTPYRTAFATPSFSPSQLLSPVKIEKSSYIESSKLSLRGLGAKRILTDYLSMDAKGKEPSSSIRKSDPFPSRSREILSSLSAESSKVAVSPQDAHESSEEE